The DNA region CGAAACAGCACAGAAACGCTTGAAGTCAGCGACAGTTCTGGTGACAGGTGTGGGAGGATTAGGCGGTACGGCGGCGCTTTACCTAGCAGTAGCGGGCGTTGGGCGGCTAATTCTAGTCCGGGGTGGTGACTTGCGGCTAGATGATATGAATCGTCAGGTTCTTATGACTGATGATTGGGTAGGTAAGCCAAGGGTATTCAAAGCTAAAGAAACTCTGGATGCGATTAATCCTGATGTCCAAGTGGAAGCTGTTCATGATTACATTACCCCGGAAAATGTAGACTCATTAGTGCAATCCGCCGATATGGCTCTTGATTGCGCCCACAACTTTACAGAGCGCAATTTGTTAAATGAAGCCTGTGTGCGATCGCGTAAGCCAATGGTGGAAGCCGCAATGAATGGGATGGAGGCTTACCTAACGACGATTATTCCTGGTGTGACTCCTTGTTTATCTTGTCTGTTTCCAGAAAAGCCTGATTGGGATCAGCGCGGCTTTTCAGTTCTAGGCGCTGTTTCTGGAACCCTAGCTTGTTTAACAGCTTTGGAAGCTATCAAGCTGATCACCGGGTTTAGTCAGCCTCTATTGTCGCAATTGCTGACAATCGACTTAAATCGGATGGAATTTGCTAAACGCCGTTCTCACCGCGATCGCTCTTGTCCAGTATGCGGTAATAGTGCGCCTTGGAGACACGCGCAATCCAATTCGATGGAACCCACAGCCACAGGTATTGCACAAAATAGTTAATTTTCGTCATTAGTCATTGGTCATTAGTCATTAGTGAATAACAAAGGACAACTGACAAATGACGAAGGACAACCCCACCTGAAATCAGAACAACTAATCGCTACAAATCAGGAGACTTAATGGCCGTTATTTTATCAGAAAAAGCAGAATTTCATCTGCGGGCATTTCTCAAAGGTTCCGCACCCGACGCTAATGGCGCAACTAAAGGTGTCCGCATCTCTGTAAAAGATGGTGGTTGCAGTGGCTACGAATATGCGATCGATATCACTAGCAAGCCTCAACCAGATGATTTGGTAAGCCAGCAAGGCAAAGTGCTGGTTTACGTTGATGCCAAAAGTGCGCCGTTATTAGACGGAGTTATTGTTGACTTCGTTGAGGGAGTGATGGAAAGCGGTTTTAAATTCATCAACCCCAATGCAACTGATACCTGCGGTTGTGGAAAGTCCTTTAAAACAGACGACGGTACGCCTACTGGTGTACCTTGCAGCCAAAGCTAACATCATTTCGTTAGTGCTAAGTCAATTGTAGAGATTTCCCATAAACACACTCCGCAGAGTTTCAATGCTCTTGAGGTAGCTTCTAGTTCGCTTTGTATCCCTTACCCCTATAGAGAAGCTGACTAAACTTAGCATCTCTGTAAGAAGAAGGGAAGCAAAAAGTAGGATAGGTTGCTCAAAAAATTCGGAAATTAGACCAACTGTATAACGTTTGAGGAGAATCTGAAAATGGCTACCTACCAAGTTAGATTAATCAACAAAAAAGAAGACCTCGACACCACAATTGAAGTTGACGAAGAGACAACAATCTTAGACGCAGCGCACGAAAACGATATTGACTTACCAGCTTCTTGTCAAGCAGGTTCTTGCTCTAGTTGTGTTGGCAAGGTCGTTGAAGGTGAAATTGATCAAGAAGATCAAAACTTCCTAGATGACGAACAGATTTCTAAGGGATTCGCTCTACTTTGTGTCACTTATCCCCGTTCTAATTGCACAATTAAGACACATCAAGAACCCTATCTCGTCTAAACTATTATTTTGGTTGCTGCCTAAGGCAATCAAATAAAAAATGAAGGATGAAGGATGAAAATATACTTCCTTCTTCCCTTCACAAGCCCTAATTTATAATTCAAATCTTTTCCACTTTTAGTATTTCTGGCTGTTCATTAGAATTATTAAGAATGGGAAAGCGAGGAATCGTAACCTTCTGTAAAAGTCAAGATTAAACAATATTTAAAAAACTGATATCAAAGGGAGTAACGTCAGGAATGATTCTGACTTTAGAATAAAAGTTTCTCTCATTAATTATTAAAATAATAAACACATATATAGAACTAAATATAGAAAGTAGCTGTGTTATTTATATCCGCATTATTGATAAATAATTAACATCTATATAATATTATCTTGATAAAATAATTATTAATTTATAATTAAAAGGGTATGGAGCAAGCACTGATTGCAACTAAGAATTACGAATTACATTGACCTCACTCCTTTCTTAATTAATTTCAGGAGTGAGGTCACTAAATTTATAGAGATGAATGCAATTTCGTATTACAGACAAAGCTGCTTGCAAGAAAAAGCAACTTGCTTATTTTTTAATCCACAGCAACTATCACATCTGATGATTTAATCACGGCATAAGCTTGCTTACCTTCTACAAGTCCTAGCTTTTCCGCCGATGATTTTGTGATTATTGACACTAACTCTACTCCTGGTGCCACTTCTAAAGTTATCTCAGTATTAACTGTACCAGGAACAACTTTTTTTACAGTACCTTTGAGAGAATTACGAGCGCTAATTTCCATGTTTTTACTTGCCAACTTTAGCTATTTATACTTTAGTAAATTAGCAAATTTTAATATTATAAATGTTATTTTTTTAAATATCTTAATAATTCTGAAATAATTCTCATTTGCCTAACGGTTAAACCTCTAGGTGATGATCTTTACAAGAAAGTGTGGTAATGTGCTACAAAACTCAGGCTCAAACAATTTTAAAAAATAATAGGCATTATCAAAAATAGAGTTATCGATTAACGAGTGCTAGATAACATTTTTACATTTATACTTCCTAACAAAAGTCGCATCAAGTATTAGAATAATTTTTTAATAAGTTTGTTGGAAAACTTTAGCATTGTTTAAATAATAAGAAAAAATCTTAAATTTATCTTTATAAATGATTCAGAGTTTAAACTTATAAAGTTGATAGCATATATGTAAGTGAAAATAATTTAGTAGATAACATTTTTCTAAAAATGGTGGGCATTGCTCACCATTCTATTTGTCAAGCAAATTTATATTAGTAAATTAGTGCAGATTAAGCTAATTAAGGAATACTCATGAATCGAACCAACAGTCCAAATTTGAGTGAATCAACAACCCAATGGTTAATAGAAAAAGACTATAATCCTAGCGATTTAAATCAGCCGGGTGAAAATGGCGATACAGCTTTAATGAAAGCGACAAGAGAAGGAGTTTATACAGTCGTCAAAGAACTAATTGATGCTGGTGCGGATATTAATGCTCGAAATAGCGATCGCAACAATGCTTTGTGGTTTGCCTGTTTTGGCAATCACTACGATTTAATTAATTTACTACTTGCTAGCAACATTAATATAGATAACCAAAATGATAATGGTGCAACTGTTTTAATGTATGCAGCATCAGCCGGAAAGACAGAAGTAGTCAAGTTACTTTTACAACATCATCCTAATTTATATTTAAAAAACTTAGACGATTATAAAGCGATAGATTTTGCTAGCAACGTAGAAGTCTTAAGGATAATTAAAAATGCCATCAAGTCAGATATCGGGCAAAGCTTATCATGACGCTACCAAGCATTCTTACTTATCGGTACAACTTGATCCAAATTATGTAGATGCTTCAACACAGCCATCTTCATTTAAAGTTTATCCCAAGTTTTATCGGAGAGTGAAATTAAATCTCAATAATCCTGTTCATTCTTTTATCTCATTAACCAGTGCAGTAACACTAGAAAAAGTATATAAAGATGGCCCTTATAAACTGCGGGTGAATCCATCAGCAGGCGCTCTGTATCCTACGGAAGTTTACGTACAGGTTCGCAGGATTGAGGGAATGGTAGATGGTATATACCATGTAGAAGTTGAGAATAATTGTCTAACTCTCATCTATGAATTAATTGATGATGGGTTGGAGAATTATATTATACCGGGTAAATGTATCAACGGATTCATCTTTTTAATTAGTTGTGTTTATTATAGGTCTAGCTGGAAATATCAAAATAGAAGCATAAGATATTGCTTCTTAGATAGCGGACACCATTTAGGTGCAGTTGCAGCTTCAGCTTTTCTCCACAACCGAGATATACAACTAATTTTTGACTTTGATAAACTTGCTCTCAATTCAGATTTGGGTTTTGAGAATAAGGAGTTTATTACTGCTTGTGCGGTGTCAGGAGAAATACAAGACAAGAAAATCAGAAGCTTAAGGCTGAAAGTTCCTTTTGTCTCTGGTACTGATTATTTTGAATCTAATCAATTTATTGAAGATGCCTATAAAGCAACAACTCTACAAAAGAGTCGCCAGCAGAAATTAGAGTATCCTCAATTTGATTTTGATCGGGATAAATTTTATCAAACAGTTTGGGATAGACGTTCTATTAGACGTTTCCGGAAAGAGTGTATTTCTCAAGAAGATTATTTATATGTAGTACAACAACTTCAGCAGTCAATACCGACAGAAAATTATGAGGAAATAGAAATTTACTCAGTGGTGCATCAAGTAGAAGGAATGACACCTGGGTTATATAAAGGTACGTATCTGGTTAAAGCAGGTAACTTTAGTGAAAAGACAGGTTACTTATGCATTAATCAGGCTATTGCTAGAGATGGCGCTGTAACTTTATTTTTTGTGTCAGATTATTTAAACTATCAAACTGCTATGCAAATAGCTGGTTTTCTTGGACAGAGGCTTTATTTAACTAGTAATTATTTGGGAATTCAGTGTAGTGGAATTGGTGCGTATTATGATGACGAAACCCAAGAATTATTAGAAACAAATAAAGATGTACTTTATGGAATGGTGATTGGAATATAAGCAGGAAGCTAAAGAGATATGGCTAGAAAGATGTATTACTTCAATAGTGATGACTCACATCCTATGCAACCGACATCTGCGGATATTATACTGCGGCAACAGCTAGAGTATTCTATTAGCAGATACTTTTATGACGCTTGCGATCGCACGATTCAAAATCTTCTATCTAATTGTCGGTGGTATGTCACAACCCATGCCAATGCTCTAACATTGGTTATTGAGTGTCCCGATCAAGTTACTAATTGGCGTATTTTGCAAAAAATCGTGCCAATGGGGACATTGCTATATGGAATTGTCAGCAGTGCTAAAATCCGTGTTTGTCCGCCAGAGAGTCAAGGCGTACCTTTTGAAATGAGAGTAGATGAATTGTCTGTTTATCGGGATTGGGCTTGATTCGATTTTGGATTGTTAATTAAAAGTTGATATTCTGGCTGATAAGTGCAGCTACCTCTTCAAAAACCAAATCAGCAGAATGTTTGACAACAGGACTTAACTCTAGTCCCAAACCAAGATTTGCCGCCTCAATTAAATAAACTGTTACATCTTCAGGAAAGTCATTTTGAAAGATTTTCCGTCCGGCGACTAAAGCATTATCCCAACGAAAATCATGCAAGTTATAACTAGGTTCGGGCATTGCTTCCAGTTCTTTTCCTGGAACTTTAAACACAGCACCCGGTTCAGAACCAGTTGAACTTGCATCAATAATTATTAATTCTTTACTACCTCTAGCTTGAAACATTACTTCCATCCCTGCGGTGCCACAGTCATATACTCGCACATTAGGGTGAGGTTTTTCAGCTAGATATTTTTGTAAGCGTTGGGCAATAATTACGCCTACTGCGTCGTCACTGCGATTTAGATTGCCGCAACCAATAATAGTTAGCATGGGATGAGATTTAATCCGGCGATTTTTTTGCCAGCCAATCTGAAACCATAAATATTGATCGCGTTTATCATCGAGTGCTAAAAGGCTCTCTACGTGGTCATCAGGCGAGCTATAGGATTACTATTTGATTTTTGAACGAAATTAAGTATTGTAGAGTGTGTTAGAACGGAGTTCGTAACGCACTATGAACACGAGTTTTATGCCGTACTCTCTGTGCTAACACATCCTACGTATATTTTCAGAAATCAAACCGGATTCCTATATTACAGATGCGGTCATATTCTATGAGAATATTTTTAATAATATTTCTGTAGGTTCTCTCAGCCGCTAGGTCAGCAAATAGCTTAGTATTTTCATACTTGATATGGAGTGATCGCAATTTAACAATTAATAGTAATTAAAGTTTGTCATACAGGCAATCAGTAGTGATTGAAATAGAGGCTTTGAATAATAATACAGACAAAGCCTCTGAAAAAGAATTTATCAGCAGGAAACTATAACTCTACGCCATGTTTCTTGGCGATTTCATTCAGTTTATCATACTGATCTTGTGACACTTTAGTTAATATCTCTTCAGCCTGTTCTTTAGTACTTCCTTCTTTAGGAATTAAATACTTGACATAAAGAGATACAAAATCAGCAGCGATCGCTAAACCGGATAAAGCATGTTGGTCTGCTTCTTTGCCTGCGATCGCAGCTACTAAACCAGCTTTAATTGGGTCTGGTTTAACTTTCATGAACTGCTCGACAAGTTTAGGAATGTAGTCTTCTGGTGGCAAATTATCTAACTTACTTCTATCGGGAGTAAAGTTACATTCTGCGGCTTTCGCTTGCTCTAAAACACACCATTCGATGAATTCCTGCAATGCTGCATCGGGAACGCGAGGGAGATATTGATGTAGCGCTAAATCAGACACAAGCTTACCGTGTAAATTGCTGTTTTATGCAAATGCATTAAGGCAAGCCTAACGCATCGTTTCTAGATGTTTTGGTGTGTTACGCTACGACTTTTGAATAAATAGTTAGATTATGAGATATCTCAAGCAAAAATCATCCTAGAGATAGCAATGATGCTCGTCATAGTGAAATAATTGTCGATTAACGGGAAAACCACAATTATGAGCATATATTTTAAAGAATATTTACAGATGTATTCAAGTTGTATTTCTCATGGGAATCTTAAGAATATTATCACCCGTTTTGATTAATTAGTTTAAGGAAGGCAGAGTTAGCTATGGGAAAAGATTATATTTTATTTCTGCATGGCGTAAATGTACGGGAATCGAAAGAAAACGAAAGGAACCAGAATTACATCTATGCTGACAAGTTGTTTAACTTGATTGTTGAGTTAGTCCGGGAGAAAGATCGTAATCGTGAATCCCACATTCCGCACCCTAACTGTCACAAGTTCATTAGTACTTAACTAATTTTCAGTAAATAGTATTTGTGAACTATAGACTGGAGGAGTATTTTAAGACTTAATGATAATAACTACTATTAATAGATAATTGAGCCAAGCCAAAGCCAAAAAATTTATATATGCACGGAAGGCTAAAAACCTGCGGCTTGGATATTGCAAATAAATTTTTAGGTAGATAAAGTGTGAAAATTTGAACAGATGTTGTTTAGTCTGTTCATCGCTATGTCTAATCTGAAAGAAATTGAAATTAAAAACATAGACCATTTGGGTATAATTGCAGGGATTATAGACTCAATAGGCTTAGTAGATATTATTAATGAATTAATTGGGCAAGAACAAGGAGAAAAAATCAGTCCTGGACAAGTGGTTAAAGCAATGATCTTAAATGGATTGGGTTTTGTGAGTAGTCCTTTATATATGTTTTCCGAGTTTTTTGAAGATAAACCTTGTGAACATTTAATCGGAAAAGGAGTAAAAGCAGAATATTTAAATGATGATAAGTTAGGTAGAGTCATGGATAAATTATTTATTAAAGGTTTAACGGAGATATTTTTAGCTATTAGCAGCCAGGCGGTCAAAGAATTTAATATTAGTTTAAAATCTTCACATTTAGATTCGACTTCCTTGCATTTACATGGTGAATATAGTAGTAGTTTAACCGATGTAATTATTCATTGTAATTCATCAAATAGTGAAATACAATCAGCACGACCTATCGAAATAACCTATGGTTATTCTCGTGACCACAGACCAGATTTAAAACAATTTATCATAGATTTAATATCATCTGGAGATGGAGATATACCAATATTTTTAAAATCGGCATCTGGAAATCAATCAGATTCTTCAAGTTTCGCTAAAATATTTTTAGAATACAAAGAACAAATACAAAAAGAAGAGATAGGGAACGAAGATAATTTAATGGTCGCAGATGCGGCTTTGTATAACGCCAAAAATATCAGTTCATTATTTGGCACAAAATGGCTATGTAGAGTACCGATGACTATAAGACAGGCAAAAGAACTAGCATCAACATTATTATCAACTGATTTTATTAGTAGTTCTTTAACAGGATATTATTATTCTGTAGTTAAAAGTAATTATGGTGGAGTTGAACAAAGATGGTTGGTTGTGGAAAGCACTGAAAGAAAAGAATCTGATTTACGCCAATTAGAAAGAAGAATATCTAAGTCAAAAGCTAGTGCATTATCTCATCTGAAGAAACTACTGGAATCAAAATTTAATTCTCATCAAGAGGCTATTAAAGCCGTAGATAGTTTAAATAAAAAATTAAAGTACCATCAAATTAATTACATCGATTACTTAGAGAAAGAATCAAAAAATAAAAAAGATAAAATAAATTTTTATGAAGTAAGTGCTTCATTGTCGGAAAATATAAATGCTATTAAAAAAGCTTATCAAAGTGCCGGACGTTTTGTGCTTGCAACAAACATTTTAGATGAAAAATCCCTGAGCAATGACGATATGCTTTCCGAATATAAGGCACAGCAAAGTTGTGAAAGAGGATTTGGATTTCTCAAAGACCCCTTATTTTTCGCAGATAGTATTTTTCTGAAATCTCCAGAAAGAATTGAAGCTATGGCTATGATAATGGGATTATGCCTATTAATCTATACTTTAGCTCAAAGACAAATAAGAAAAGCCTTATCAGCGTCTGAATCTACTATTAAAAATCAGCTGGGTAAATCTGTAAATAACCCGACTATGCGATGGATATTTCAATGTTTTCAATCCATACATTTAGTTAAATTTGATCAGGAAATATCAATATCAAATTTAACTTCAGAAAGAAAATATATTTTGAGCTTTTTGCCAGAGACTTGTGGCTACTATTATAAATGTTAATCAGACTGGAGCAAAAATTTATTTGTCATAGAGACTATTAATTTTGATTAAAAGTCACAAATTATAATGACTTTTAATTGACATCTTATAAATCAAATATAGATATTAGCCTAACAACCATAAGTTTTTATCTATTAATTAAGCGTAAACACTTATTGCTTCTTATTGAGAATAAAAATCTGATTGAGGGTAGGTAAATAATATGACTAAGTAAGTAGGTAAAGTGTTTTTTGATTCTCATTGTAGAAAAAATATTCAGTAAAAACCCCTTTGTGACAGTTAGGGTGCGGAATGTGGGGTGAATGCATCAAAGTGCCTCTTTACTGGGGTGATGTCAACGAAAGCGCCTTGAATGAACTACTAACAAACCTGAAAGGCTCGTCTAAGTGGAACCAACTTTGGTTTCAAGATTTTCGCCAAAAGCAAATATTGCAATTTGTCGGGGATGGAGGACTCTACATCAGTCGCCTAATTGGCTCAATGGCGGCTGAACAACTTAAAAAACAAACATTTAAAGGCTTAGAAAAGTATAAACAGGGCGATCGCCTACATTTGGTGACTCATAGTTGGGGGACAATCATACTGTTTGACATTCTGTTTGCCAGCCGTTGGGATGATCACGAAATTCCTGGCTATGAAAGTGTAAAGGCTATTCGAGATAAGCTTTATGGTATTGGGGAGAATCCTACAACAGGTATCCGACTAGCTAGTATTCAGACTATGGGTTCTCCCATCGCCTTGTTTAGCTTAATTAGTATCAATGGTAGAAATGCTAATGATGAAAGTACTCATGACATCAGTCCTGGTTTAAGTAATTTGTTGAAGAACCTTACTCAAGGAGATGGAGAGTTGTCTTGGCTCAATTTTATACATCCTGGCGATCCAATTGCTTGGCCGCTAGAAAATCTCATCACCAAGTTAATCCCCGATTCTGGTTCTTACGTTAACGTTGAAGACGTTCTCACTGGTGACTCTGGTTTATTGAATTTATTTGCTCAAACTCCCCCGATCCGACAGACGTTTTTGGCTTTGGCAAATGGCGGCAGCGCTCACGGAAGTTACTGGCAAAATGAAGATGTAGCACAGCGAATAGCAGCAAATATTCTAACGGTCTAATACTATTGTGTTTTAACCAACCTCAATATTTCGTTTTTTACCTTTTTGTCTGTGCGCTTTCGGCATCTTTCGGACTACCAGTTGAAAAAATATCCTATCGTAGGGGCGTAAGAGATTGCGCCCCTAAAAAGTAGAGATGCGATCGCTCAAACCTTGAATCGCAAAAAGTAACAGAAAAATCGTGAATGGCAACCTCCTTGTATTTTTCAAAATTGAAAAATCGTAGGTAAAGATATTGTGACTGTTGAAGGCGATCGCCTAGTTATCATAGTCAGTGCGGCATAACACAGTGTTGCAGCAGACTGCAATCTAGATGGTCTAGATCAGTCCGTTGTTTGGGGATGAACGCAATAAGCAGCAGCGATCGCCGAAATAGCAAATGCGTAGGCGTAGCCAGCCGTAGGCATTAAGATTTGGCTGCCCAAACTAGGGAAATGTCGTACTTATTAAACATCGAATCGGCACTCACAAGTGTCATTTCTTCTATCTGAGCCTGTGCAATCAACATTCTGTCAAAAGGATCTCGGTGATGCAAAGGTAACGCAGCCGCTTGTAAAGCATGAGAAGCTGTAATTTCTAGCGCTCGCATTGCCAACACTGTCATCCGACTAGAAATATAACTGTCTAGGGGATCTGCCAGTGGTAACTTGCCGATCGCAACT from Nostoc commune NIES-4072 includes:
- a CDS encoding HesA/MoeB/ThiF family protein; its protein translation is MVNLTPTELERYRRQMMLPNFGETAQKRLKSATVLVTGVGGLGGTAALYLAVAGVGRLILVRGGDLRLDDMNRQVLMTDDWVGKPRVFKAKETLDAINPDVQVEAVHDYITPENVDSLVQSADMALDCAHNFTERNLLNEACVRSRKPMVEAAMNGMEAYLTTIIPGVTPCLSCLFPEKPDWDQRGFSVLGAVSGTLACLTALEAIKLITGFSQPLLSQLLTIDLNRMEFAKRRSHRDRSCPVCGNSAPWRHAQSNSMEPTATGIAQNS
- a CDS encoding HesB/IscA family protein, which produces MAVILSEKAEFHLRAFLKGSAPDANGATKGVRISVKDGGCSGYEYAIDITSKPQPDDLVSQQGKVLVYVDAKSAPLLDGVIVDFVEGVMESGFKFINPNATDTCGCGKSFKTDDGTPTGVPCSQS
- a CDS encoding 2Fe-2S iron-sulfur cluster-binding protein; protein product: MATYQVRLINKKEDLDTTIEVDEETTILDAAHENDIDLPASCQAGSCSSCVGKVVEGEIDQEDQNFLDDEQISKGFALLCVTYPRSNCTIKTHQEPYLV
- a CDS encoding TOBE domain-containing protein; translation: MEISARNSLKGTVKKVVPGTVNTEITLEVAPGVELVSIITKSSAEKLGLVEGKQAYAVIKSSDVIVAVD
- a CDS encoding ankyrin repeat domain-containing protein, with translation MNRTNSPNLSESTTQWLIEKDYNPSDLNQPGENGDTALMKATREGVYTVVKELIDAGADINARNSDRNNALWFACFGNHYDLINLLLASNINIDNQNDNGATVLMYAASAGKTEVVKLLLQHHPNLYLKNLDDYKAIDFASNVEVLRIIKNAIKSDIGQSLS
- a CDS encoding nitroreductase family protein — encoded protein: MPSSQISGKAYHDATKHSYLSVQLDPNYVDASTQPSSFKVYPKFYRRVKLNLNNPVHSFISLTSAVTLEKVYKDGPYKLRVNPSAGALYPTEVYVQVRRIEGMVDGIYHVEVENNCLTLIYELIDDGLENYIIPGKCINGFIFLISCVYYRSSWKYQNRSIRYCFLDSGHHLGAVAASAFLHNRDIQLIFDFDKLALNSDLGFENKEFITACAVSGEIQDKKIRSLRLKVPFVSGTDYFESNQFIEDAYKATTLQKSRQQKLEYPQFDFDRDKFYQTVWDRRSIRRFRKECISQEDYLYVVQQLQQSIPTENYEEIEIYSVVHQVEGMTPGLYKGTYLVKAGNFSEKTGYLCINQAIARDGAVTLFFVSDYLNYQTAMQIAGFLGQRLYLTSNYLGIQCSGIGAYYDDETQELLETNKDVLYGMVIGI
- a CDS encoding IS1634 family transposase, coding for MSNLKEIEIKNIDHLGIIAGIIDSIGLVDIINELIGQEQGEKISPGQVVKAMILNGLGFVSSPLYMFSEFFEDKPCEHLIGKGVKAEYLNDDKLGRVMDKLFIKGLTEIFLAISSQAVKEFNISLKSSHLDSTSLHLHGEYSSSLTDVIIHCNSSNSEIQSARPIEITYGYSRDHRPDLKQFIIDLISSGDGDIPIFLKSASGNQSDSSSFAKIFLEYKEQIQKEEIGNEDNLMVADAALYNAKNISSLFGTKWLCRVPMTIRQAKELASTLLSTDFISSSLTGYYYSVVKSNYGGVEQRWLVVESTERKESDLRQLERRISKSKASALSHLKKLLESKFNSHQEAIKAVDSLNKKLKYHQINYIDYLEKESKNKKDKINFYEVSASLSENINAIKKAYQSAGRFVLATNILDEKSLSNDDMLSEYKAQQSCERGFGFLKDPLFFADSIFLKSPERIEAMAMIMGLCLLIYTLAQRQIRKALSASESTIKNQLGKSVNNPTMRWIFQCFQSIHLVKFDQEISISNLTSERKYILSFLPETCGYYYKC
- a CDS encoding type II toxin-antitoxin system VapC family toxin, giving the protein MKLLLDTQCWLWWFTQPELLNQAAIAHIADETNELWLSVASIWEMGIKVAIGKLPLADPLDSYISSRMTVLAMRALEITASHALQAAALPLHHRDPFDRMLIAQAQIEEMTLVSADSMFNKYDISLVWAAKS